In the genome of cyanobacterium endosymbiont of Braarudosphaera bigelowii, one region contains:
- a CDS encoding MlaE family lipid ABC transporter permease subunit, producing MTNLTHSRKGLSIWFERLIAAILLGGQVFFHILKAKIHKRNTLEQMSVVGPESLTISMITAAFVGMVFTIQVAREFISFGAVSTVGGVLALALTRELAPVLTAVVVAGRVGSAFAAEIGTMRVTEQVDALYMLKTDPINYLVVPRVLACCLMLPILNILSLITGMAGGLLIANGLYDISVYVFLTSVRNFLEFWDLMTSIIKAITFGGLIAVIGCSWGLTTSGGAKGVGQSTTTAVVTSLLAVFVVNFFLSWIMFQGKGTTSF from the coding sequence ATGACAAACCTTACACATTCTCGCAAAGGGCTAAGTATTTGGTTTGAAAGGTTAATAGCAGCTATTCTTCTAGGGGGACAAGTCTTTTTTCATATCCTAAAAGCTAAAATACATAAGCGCAATACATTAGAGCAAATGAGTGTTGTAGGTCCAGAATCACTTACAATCTCGATGATAACTGCCGCTTTTGTTGGTATGGTCTTTACTATTCAAGTAGCCAGAGAGTTTATCAGTTTTGGAGCAGTATCAACAGTTGGAGGAGTTTTAGCATTAGCATTAACCAGAGAATTAGCTCCTGTTTTAACCGCTGTTGTGGTTGCTGGTCGTGTTGGATCAGCTTTTGCTGCTGAGATAGGAACTATGCGTGTTACGGAACAAGTCGATGCATTATATATGCTAAAAACAGATCCTATCAATTACCTAGTTGTTCCACGAGTTCTAGCTTGCTGCTTAATGTTGCCCATACTTAACATTCTTTCCTTAATAACTGGTATGGCAGGTGGACTACTGATTGCTAATGGTTTATATGATATATCTGTTTATGTTTTTCTTACATCAGTTCGTAATTTTCTCGAATTTTGGGATTTGATGACTTCCATTATTAAAGCTATTACTTTTGGCGGGTTAATTGCTGTTATTGGTTGTAGTTGGGGATTAACTACTAGCGGAGGAGCTAAGGGAGTAGGGCAATCTACTACGACAGCAGTCGTCACATCTTTACTTGCCGTCTTTGTTGTTAACTTTTTTTTATCATGGATAATGTTCCAAGGAAAAGGAACAACATCATTTTAG
- a CDS encoding TIGR04376 family protein, with amino-acid sequence MNLLSDLGKFLETRLEEFLQSNPNLELQYLLEQLREQEQKTLKLITEKYEEKKDLEIKIISLAEEVKVWHGRILKAKLAKRLDLSKAAQEREILLIQQGNQLWEEMEKAKQKIIQGKALLNQIMKRRQEIQAKTIEFKASEANSDYFINTEKQNIKENNFQKTSDSLEADFQLWELDNEMEELKRNI; translated from the coding sequence ATGAATTTATTAAGTGACCTGGGAAAGTTTTTAGAAACCCGTCTAGAAGAATTTCTCCAAAGTAACCCTAACTTGGAATTACAGTATCTCTTAGAACAATTACGAGAACAAGAACAAAAAACACTTAAACTAATTACAGAAAAATATGAAGAAAAAAAAGATCTTGAAATTAAAATAATATCTTTAGCTGAAGAAGTTAAAGTATGGCATGGCAGAATATTAAAAGCAAAGCTAGCAAAACGCTTAGACTTATCAAAGGCTGCTCAAGAAAGAGAGATATTGTTAATACAACAAGGAAACCAATTATGGGAAGAGATGGAAAAGGCGAAACAAAAAATTATTCAGGGTAAAGCTTTACTAAATCAAATTATGAAAAGAAGACAAGAAATTCAAGCTAAAACAATAGAATTCAAAGCTAGTGAAGCAAATTCTGACTATTTTATTAATACTGAAAAACAAAACATTAAAGAAAACAACTTTCAAAAAACTTCTGATTCTTTAGAAGCTGATTTTCAACTTTGGGAACTAGATAATGAAATGGAAGAATTAAAAAGGAATATTTAG
- a CDS encoding MoaD/ThiS family protein: MNVKILIPTSLQRYTNNQATLEYSVDTIDKLISSIETNFPEIKSHLTDDTGKLHRFLNFYLNNEDIRFLDNTKTKLKDGDEVSIISAIAGG; this comes from the coding sequence ATGAATGTAAAAATATTGATTCCTACTTCCCTTCAACGATATACAAATAACCAGGCTACTCTAGAATATAGCGTTGATACAATTGATAAGTTAATAAGCAGCATTGAAACAAATTTTCCCGAAATAAAAAGTCATTTAACTGATGATACTGGTAAACTTCATCGTTTTTTAAATTTTTACTTGAATAATGAAGATATACGATTTCTCGATAATACGAAAACTAAGTTAAAAGATGGAGACGAGGTAAGTATTATTTCGGCGATTGCTGGAGGTTAA
- the recN gene encoding DNA repair protein RecN → MLSLLQIKNFALIDNLTVAFNSGLNVLTGETGTGKSIILDAIDIVLGGRINQRLIRIKTQHVFIEATFETNKLVLSLLQEHKINCYKDKKIIFSREFFLYGKAIRSRFRINGTLVKSQLIKQLRHLLIEITAQDRTSQLIDSIRQRELLDLYGRNFILREKELVKFNYENVQVLEKKLNKNKIFRTEYLKHLTLLKNQFKELKEIQLVDKDELESLQKEYDRHSHSAELRKLSYQIFKLLYQSENEIPAVIDCLSIIEALFLKMMEYDKSVQPLIEMLRSISIQVIDIGEEINRYGYRLDTDPQALEELENKIHLMKQFCRKYNISSTDLIDHHKKITLELNNLENYDRSIEHLEKELLLSKKQLLDSCQKLTMLRKKAAKKLEKKLIEELKSLSMEKVVFICKVSPSFISIHGNDQVDFYFSPNEGEKIQLLSRTASGGEMSRFSLALKACFMKSEESTKSLIFDEIDTGVSGRIAQVIAEKLYNLSTNHQVLCVTHQPLVAAMAISHLHVEKYIIQEELITKNQDSTISKVLEPRTVVRIRNLNNIHDRKQELAKLTGGNSSEDAMEFIESLLIQANFYRSSKQ, encoded by the coding sequence ATGCTTTCTTTATTGCAGATTAAAAACTTTGCCTTAATTGATAACTTAACTGTTGCATTCAACAGTGGTTTAAATGTTTTAACAGGAGAAACTGGTACTGGAAAATCTATAATTTTAGACGCAATTGATATTGTTTTGGGAGGAAGGATTAATCAACGTTTAATTCGCATAAAAACACAACATGTTTTTATAGAAGCGACATTTGAAACTAATAAATTGGTTTTGAGCTTATTACAAGAACACAAAATCAATTGTTACAAGGATAAAAAAATAATATTTTCTAGAGAATTTTTTTTATATGGAAAAGCTATTAGATCACGTTTTCGTATTAATGGAACTTTAGTTAAATCACAGTTAATCAAGCAATTACGTCATCTTTTAATAGAAATAACTGCTCAGGATAGAACTTCACAGCTAATAGATTCTATTAGACAAAGAGAGTTACTAGATTTATATGGGCGTAACTTTATATTGCGAGAAAAAGAATTAGTAAAATTTAATTATGAAAATGTTCAAGTTTTAGAAAAAAAACTCAATAAGAATAAGATTTTCCGAACAGAATATTTAAAACATTTAACTTTATTAAAGAATCAATTTAAAGAACTAAAAGAAATTCAATTAGTTGATAAAGATGAATTGGAATCTCTACAGAAAGAGTATGATCGTCATTCCCATTCTGCAGAACTAAGAAAACTTAGTTATCAGATCTTTAAGTTGCTTTATCAAAGCGAGAATGAAATACCCGCAGTTATAGATTGTTTGAGTATAATAGAAGCTTTATTTTTGAAAATGATGGAGTATGATAAAAGTGTTCAGCCTTTAATAGAAATGTTAAGGTCTATATCAATTCAAGTTATTGATATAGGAGAAGAAATCAATAGATATGGATATAGGTTAGATACTGATCCTCAAGCTTTAGAAGAATTAGAAAATAAAATTCATCTCATGAAACAGTTTTGTCGAAAATATAATATAAGTTCTACTGATCTTATTGATCACCATAAAAAAATTACTTTAGAACTAAATAACTTAGAAAATTATGATAGATCTATAGAACATTTGGAAAAAGAACTGCTTCTTTCTAAAAAACAGTTATTAGATAGTTGCCAAAAATTAACCATGCTTCGTAAAAAAGCTGCAAAAAAATTAGAAAAAAAGCTAATTGAAGAATTAAAGTCTTTGTCAATGGAAAAAGTAGTTTTCATATGTAAAGTAAGTCCTTCTTTTATTAGTATTCATGGAAATGATCAAGTAGATTTTTACTTTAGTCCTAATGAAGGAGAAAAAATACAACTTTTATCCCGCACTGCATCAGGTGGTGAAATGAGCCGCTTTTCATTAGCATTAAAGGCTTGTTTTATGAAATCTGAAGAATCTACAAAGTCATTAATATTTGATGAAATAGATACTGGCGTGTCTGGGAGAATAGCACAAGTAATTGCTGAAAAACTTTATAATTTAAGTACTAATCATCAGGTTCTATGTGTTACTCATCAACCACTAGTTGCAGCAATGGCTATAAGTCATTTGCATGTAGAAAAATATATTATTCAAGAAGAGTTAATAACTAAAAATCAAGATAGCACGATATCAAAAGTATTAGAGCCTAGAACGGTTGTAAGAATTAGAAACCTGAATAATATTCATGATAGAAAACAGGAATTAGCTAAATTAACAGGAGGTAATTCTTCAGAAGATGCAATGGAATTTATTGAATCATTACTAATACAAGCTAATTTTTATCGTTCTAGTAAACAATAA
- a CDS encoding CO2 hydration protein, which yields MVNENIDYSDHPLAEYIYRLENNDTLLNDSPLNVIEVVGILKSYGIILDSYSRNLNYIAHHEFLNFFPLFKYFNGEISIKKIFRHLKHQRINYEYAEYCVRTMMWHGGGNLETYLDGEEFTKNINNLISTKFKYNLLIKIVHKIFPEFLMEQMRMMAYYRCLGQFWKEMSHIFSCLSDRYDKCEIQTIPDIVEHILDSLKKKAHESIFYEVEERKQKFKIIPKLVRLELFQDVVIPYAESIFFRGTPFPGIVSYNAQEYQIPSDKSSFTYGILYADPLPTGGAGIPPTLLMKDISYYIPEYLHSIYAQTIRQEDDLLVQICKSFQKSMFCVTTAAIKGLAPYSLNTTNFEEKKQNRIHLKKWMNRFQYSQISIIND from the coding sequence ATGGTCAATGAAAATATAGACTATTCTGATCATCCTCTAGCAGAATATATTTATCGTTTAGAAAATAACGATACTCTCCTTAACGATTCACCATTGAATGTTATTGAAGTTGTGGGAATACTAAAAAGTTACGGAATTATCCTAGACTCGTATTCTCGAAATTTAAACTATATTGCACATCATGAGTTTTTAAATTTTTTTCCACTCTTTAAATATTTTAATGGGGAAATATCTATTAAAAAAATATTTAGACATTTAAAGCATCAGCGCATTAATTACGAATATGCAGAGTACTGCGTAAGAACTATGATGTGGCATGGTGGTGGGAATTTAGAAACTTATTTAGATGGTGAAGAGTTTACAAAAAATATAAATAATTTAATCTCAACTAAATTTAAATATAATTTATTAATTAAAATTGTTCATAAAATTTTTCCTGAATTTTTAATGGAACAAATGAGAATGATGGCCTATTACAGATGTTTAGGCCAATTCTGGAAAGAAATGTCTCACATTTTTTCATGTCTTTCAGACCGTTATGATAAATGTGAAATCCAAACTATTCCTGATATTGTTGAACATATTCTAGATAGTCTAAAGAAAAAAGCACATGAATCTATTTTTTATGAAGTTGAAGAAAGAAAACAAAAGTTCAAAATCATACCCAAGCTAGTACGTTTGGAATTGTTTCAGGATGTTGTTATTCCTTATGCAGAATCTATTTTCTTTCGAGGAACACCATTTCCAGGTATTGTTTCTTATAATGCTCAAGAATATCAAATTCCTTCAGATAAATCTTCTTTTACATATGGAATATTATATGCAGATCCTCTTCCAACAGGTGGAGCAGGAATTCCTCCAACTTTATTGATGAAAGATATTAGTTATTATATTCCCGAATATCTCCATAGCATCTATGCTCAAACTATTCGCCAAGAGGATGATCTGTTAGTACAAATCTGTAAAAGTTTTCAAAAATCTATGTTTTGTGTAACGACAGCCGCAATTAAGGGCTTGGCACCGTATTCGTTGAATACAACTAATTTTGAAGAAAAGAAACAAAATCGAATTCACCTAAAAAAATGGATGAATCGTTTTCAATATTCACAGATTTCAATTATTAATGATTAG
- the ndhL gene encoding NAD(P)H-quinone oxidoreductase subunit L, translating into MNIANIISAFSWDTLLAALTYLTLSISYLLIVPGLIYIYLKSRWYVASSIERTFMYSLMFFFFPGVLLLSPFLNFRPKRRQLNV; encoded by the coding sequence ATGAATATTGCAAATATTATCAGCGCATTTTCTTGGGATACACTTTTAGCAGCGTTAACTTATTTAACTTTGAGCATTTCATATCTTTTAATAGTGCCAGGCTTAATTTATATTTACCTTAAGAGTCGCTGGTATGTAGCAAGCTCAATTGAAAGGACCTTTATGTATTCTTTAATGTTTTTCTTTTTCCCAGGTGTACTTCTCTTAAGTCCTTTCTTAAACTTTCGTCCAAAACGTCGCCAATTAAATGTATAA
- a CDS encoding DUF3007 family protein has translation MKRIDVIIISLCIFAGGGFIYIAFRLIGLDHLSAGIWSQVLFILGLLGWTSTYLFRVANKNMTYNQQLKNYEDAVLQKYIEEMTPEELKELEREI, from the coding sequence ATGAAACGAATTGATGTGATTATTATTAGCCTGTGTATTTTTGCTGGAGGAGGCTTTATTTACATTGCTTTTAGATTAATAGGTCTTGATCATTTATCTGCCGGAATATGGAGTCAAGTGCTTTTTATCTTAGGTCTATTAGGTTGGACATCAACCTACTTGTTTAGGGTAGCTAATAAAAACATGACTTATAATCAGCAATTAAAAAACTATGAAGATGCTGTGCTTCAAAAATATATCGAAGAAATGACCCCTGAAGAGCTTAAGGAATTAGAAAGAGAAATTTAA
- a CDS encoding DnaJ C-terminal domain-containing protein, giving the protein MDYKDYYRILEVSKSANENEIKKAFRKLAVKYHPDRNPGNKKAEEHFKEISEAYEVLSDTEQRKQYDQSNKSYTHTNYSYNQNNIKNNKKCTNTNNFDLSKYRSFEEFISDLFGYTSTHKTSKTEFNNRSSGNVEYEGTSSKQETTLHLTYSEGFYGTQKRVNLGNKIINVRIPSGAKNGSRIKVRQKSINNPQNKHEEDFYLNIKLTPHPFFSFESDSLTCEIPITFDEAILGTNIDVPTPDGIVTVKVPAGIRNGTFMRLRGKGWIHPKNNRGDQLVKITIDTPQNVNNVEKDYYKKIFDNRNYDPRDDIKNIKL; this is encoded by the coding sequence ATGGATTATAAAGATTACTATAGAATTCTTGAGGTCAGTAAAAGTGCGAATGAGAATGAAATTAAAAAAGCTTTCCGTAAACTGGCTGTAAAGTACCATCCTGACAGGAATCCTGGTAATAAAAAAGCTGAAGAACATTTTAAAGAAATTAGCGAAGCTTATGAAGTATTGTCCGATACTGAACAACGGAAACAATATGATCAATCCAATAAATCTTATACACATACAAATTATTCTTACAATCAAAATAATATCAAGAATAATAAAAAATGTACTAATACTAATAACTTTGACTTAAGTAAATATAGGAGTTTTGAAGAGTTTATAAGCGATTTATTCGGTTATACCTCAACTCATAAAACTTCTAAAACTGAATTTAACAATCGATCTTCAGGTAATGTTGAATATGAAGGTACCTCATCAAAACAAGAGACAACATTACATCTGACATATTCGGAGGGTTTTTACGGTACACAAAAACGAGTTAATTTAGGTAACAAAATTATTAATGTCCGTATTCCTTCAGGCGCCAAAAATGGTAGCCGCATCAAAGTTAGGCAAAAAAGTATTAATAACCCTCAGAATAAACATGAAGAAGATTTTTATCTTAATATTAAGCTAACTCCTCATCCTTTTTTTAGCTTTGAATCAGACAGTCTTACTTGTGAAATACCTATTACTTTTGATGAAGCTATACTAGGCACGAATATAGATGTACCGACACCAGATGGGATAGTAACTGTTAAAGTTCCTGCTGGTATTCGAAATGGTACATTCATGAGACTTCGTGGGAAAGGTTGGATTCACCCCAAAAACAATAGAGGAGATCAATTGGTAAAAATAACAATTGATACTCCTCAAAATGTAAATAATGTTGAGAAGGACTATTATAAAAAGATCTTTGATAATAGAAATTATGACCCTAGAGATGATATAAAAAATATCAAATTATAA
- a CDS encoding asparaginase → MTRAKRYSAPKIEVNLLREGIIESTHFVEATVCDDRGRTLLVAGNAETTAFVRSSLQPFQAMAVMGTGTLERYRLKDKDLAIICSSHQGRIEQVRQVFNILWQTDIDPICLQCPIPEGRSSSLYHNCSGKHAGMLAVCKQRNWSLNTYLKRTSPIQQLILKKIGELLKIPGEELIGAHDDCGVPTYSMKLSQMAHLYAQLTSGNNLDLERILRAMTYYPAMVAGSKSFDTELMHLTEGQLVSKTGAEGIQCVGQVGQGMGLAIKALDGSERAKYTVAIHLLRQMGWINPAVAEILSETFTLLTKYKRLEVIGELTMV, encoded by the coding sequence ATGACTAGAGCAAAAAGATATTCAGCGCCCAAGATAGAAGTTAATTTACTTCGAGAAGGAATAATTGAATCTACTCATTTTGTAGAAGCTACTGTTTGTGATGACCGTGGACGTACTCTTTTAGTCGCTGGTAATGCAGAAACTACAGCTTTCGTTCGCTCTTCACTTCAACCATTTCAAGCTATGGCAGTAATGGGAACAGGAACACTGGAAAGATACCGACTAAAAGATAAGGATTTAGCTATTATTTGCAGTTCTCACCAAGGTAGAATTGAGCAAGTACGGCAAGTATTTAATATACTATGGCAAACAGATATTGATCCTATTTGTTTACAATGTCCAATACCTGAAGGGCGCAGTAGCTCTTTATATCATAATTGCTCAGGAAAACATGCAGGCATGCTAGCTGTTTGTAAGCAAAGGAATTGGTCACTAAACACTTATTTAAAACGAACATCTCCTATACAACAATTAATTTTAAAAAAAATTGGGGAACTATTAAAAATACCAGGGGAGGAATTAATTGGTGCTCATGATGACTGTGGAGTTCCCACCTATTCCATGAAATTATCACAAATGGCCCATTTATATGCTCAATTAACTTCAGGTAATAATCTTGATTTAGAAAGAATTCTAAGAGCTATGACCTATTACCCTGCTATGGTAGCTGGATCTAAAAGCTTTGATACAGAACTGATGCATTTAACAGAAGGACAATTAGTTAGTAAAACAGGTGCAGAAGGCATTCAATGTGTTGGGCAAGTGGGACAAGGTATGGGACTTGCTATTAAAGCTCTTGATGGATCCGAAAGAGCTAAATACACAGTCGCTATTCATTTGTTACGACAGATGGGATGGATTAATCCAGCTGTAGCTGAGATATTATCAGAAACATTCACTCTTTTAACTAAATATAAGCGTTTGGAGGTTATTGGAGAGTTGACAATGGTTTAA
- a CDS encoding CGLD27 family protein, translating to MRRQFIKVCPVPSEQQPINEYEELKTSWFFCLATSEKYLFLRNIIIIWSIGWLLSSPLAAASFPPDQSLLLFVVSSDLGAGVLLILILLQLTSGWYHIKGRLKKKTIFYEESGWYDGQTWIKPSEMVIRDRLIMSYQVNPIVNRLINTISLLSLVMFVHTMIWLYFSTA from the coding sequence ATGAGAAGACAATTTATCAAGGTTTGTCCTGTTCCATCTGAGCAGCAGCCCATTAATGAGTATGAAGAGTTAAAGACATCTTGGTTCTTTTGTTTGGCGACTTCTGAAAAATATTTATTCTTACGCAATATTATTATTATATGGAGTATTGGATGGCTTCTTTCTAGTCCCCTTGCCGCAGCTAGTTTTCCTCCTGATCAGTCTTTACTATTATTTGTAGTATCAAGTGACTTAGGAGCAGGAGTTCTTCTGATTTTAATTTTATTGCAGTTAACTTCTGGTTGGTATCATATTAAAGGACGCCTGAAAAAGAAAACGATTTTTTATGAAGAATCAGGATGGTATGATGGACAAACTTGGATAAAACCTTCAGAAATGGTTATACGTGATCGTTTAATAATGTCTTATCAAGTCAACCCTATAGTAAATAGACTGATTAATACAATTAGTCTATTAAGCCTTGTAATGTTTGTTCACACCATGATATGGCTTTATTTTTCAACAGCTTAG
- the rsfS gene encoding ribosome silencing factor, whose translation MIEDTKSYLNQKLAKTVALAASDRKASDILILEVTEICYLADYFVIVTGFSTTQLKAIAQTIEEKVYQEYSQAPRHSEGKKNSNWILQDFGDVITHIFLPEEREFYNLEAFWNNAKKLELSSLGIIEP comes from the coding sequence GTGATTGAAGACACAAAAAGCTATCTAAACCAAAAACTTGCAAAGACCGTAGCACTAGCCGCTAGCGATAGGAAAGCGAGTGATATTCTAATCTTAGAAGTTACAGAAATATGCTACCTAGCCGATTATTTCGTTATTGTAACGGGTTTTTCAACCACTCAACTAAAAGCTATAGCTCAAACAATCGAAGAAAAAGTCTATCAAGAATATAGTCAAGCTCCTAGACACTCAGAAGGGAAAAAAAACAGTAATTGGATTTTGCAGGATTTTGGAGATGTAATTACTCACATTTTCTTACCTGAGGAGCGAGAATTTTATAATTTAGAAGCTTTTTGGAACAATGCTAAAAAATTAGAACTTTCATCCTTGGGAATCATTGAACCATGA